The following proteins come from a genomic window of Triticum aestivum cultivar Chinese Spring chromosome 6A, IWGSC CS RefSeq v2.1, whole genome shotgun sequence:
- the LOC123132138 gene encoding putative uncharacterized protein DDB_G0271606, which produces MSRYEYETNGYHRAVEDEYEDEYYDEDEYEEEGAGAPEEDEEPPEGQQEFLQIRERLKEQIRRKAQGASASTAGRSSSLHDRRPPPPNFGSFFGPSKPVISQRVIEERKSMKEIQNTVPRERRPPGKDIPSSSRVQVQAKTNGFHQKQKIVNEAKKKAEALKDNRDYSFLLSDDADIPSPPREKPAARPSLTQKSDREVMHSAVKSRAPTSQPARLPNGHGLNNNTSSTQRRPESKFESKGKEMLLSRERAVDNGRMHSVVRNGSSQATGSKAASQKFPSKGQIANKPSMKEVNEQSLRKDHLARKQPVLPNGRQQPSQSQRMQSASYGQRPQQSLQSQRPQQSSQSQRPQQSSQSQRPQQSSQSQRPQQSSQSQRPLQSSQSQRPLQSQSQRPLQSSHSQRQLQSSQHERPLQSSQSQRPQSSQSQRPQQSLQRQRPQQSSQLQSSQSQRQLPQSNRPQQMLQRQRPLSSQGHYPEQRRVQANDRVKPSERQPSRQVSANGRDDRAKKKQLGKRRFDDDIEDEDDPMAMIRSMFRYDPSKYAGRDDDDSDMEADFATIEMEEKRSARIARQEDEEELRLLEEEERREQERKRRRVGR; this is translated from the exons ATGAGCCGCTACGAGTATGAGACCAAT GGTTATCATCGGGCAGTGGAGGATGAGTATGAGGACGAGTACTATGATGAAGATGAGTACGAGGAGGAAGGTGCAGGAGCTCCTGAGGAGGACGAAGAGCCACCAGAGGGTCAGCAGGAGTTCCTTCAAATTAGAGAACGATTGAAGGAGCAGATTAGGCGGAAGGCACAGGGTGCCAGTGCTAGCACAGCTGGTCGCTCGTCTTCCTTGCATGATAGAAGACCACCCCCACCCAA TTTTGGCTCCTTCTTTGGGCCCTCCAAGCCGGTGATTTCCCAGCGTGTGATTGAAGAAAGGAAGTCAATGAAAGAGATACAGAACACAGTGCCCAGAGAACGAAGACCTCCTGGA AAGGACATCCCATCATCTTCGAGAGTGCAAGTGCAAGCTAAAACAAATGGATTTCACCAGAAGCAAAAGATTGTTAATGAG GCAAAAAAGAAAGCTGAGGCACTTAAGGATAATCGGGACTATTCATTTCTACTCTCGGATGATGCTGACATTCCATCTCCTCCAAGGGAAAAACCTGCGGCTAGGCCTTCATTGACCCAAAAGTCTG ATCGTGAGGTGATGCATTCTGCAGTGAAGAGTAGGGCGCCAACAAGTCAGCCCGCCAGATTGCCAAATGGTCATGGGTTGAACAACAACACATCGTCCACACAAAGACGCCCGGAAAGTAAGTTTGAATCCAAGGGAAAGGAGATGCTCCTAAGTAGAGAAAGGGCTGTTGACAATGGAAGGATGCATAGTGTTGTTAGAAATGGGTCCAGCCAGGCCACTGGAAGCAAAGCTGCAAGCCAAAAATTTCCGAGCAAGGGTCAGATAGCAAATAAGCCTTCTATGAAGGAAGTGAATGAACAATCTCTTAGAAAGGATCATTTAGCTAGAAAGCAACCTGTGTTACCTAATGGTCGACAACAGCCCTCACAAAGTCAGAGGATGCAATCAGCCTCGTATGGCCAGAGGCCGCAGCAGTCGTTGCAGAGCCAGAGACCACAACAGTCATCGCAGAGCCAGAGGCCACAACAGTCGTCGCAGAGCCAGAGGCCACAACAGTCGTCGCAGAGCCAGAGGCCACAGCAGTCGTCACAGAGCCAGAGGCCACTGCAGTCGTCGCAGAGCCAGAGGCCACTGCAGTCACAGAGCCAGAGGCCACTGCAGTCCTCGCATAGCCAGAGGCAACTGCAGTCGTCACAGCATGAGAGGCCACTGCAGTCATCGCAGAGTCAGAGACCACAATCATCGCAGAGTCAGAGACCGCAACAATCACTACAGAGACAGAGACCACAGCAATCTTCACAGTTGCAATCCTCACAAAGCCAAAGACAGCTGCCACAAAGCAACAGGCCGCAGCAGATGTTGCAACGGCAAAGGCCTCTTTCCTCGCAAGGTCATTATCCTGAGCAAAGAAGAGTCCAAGCAAATGATCGAGTAAAACCATCCGAAAGGCAG CCATCTCGACAAGTATCTGCCAATGGACGTGATGATCGTGCAAAGAAAAAGCAATTGGGGAAACGAAGGTTTGATGACGacattgaagatgaggatgatccCATGGCTATGATCAGGAGTATGTTCAG GTATGACCCTAGTAAATATGCAGGCAgagatgatgatgatagtgacatgGAAGCAGATTTTGCTACTATAGAGATGGAAGAGAAAAGAAG CGCGAGGATTGCAAGGCAGGAGGACGAAGAGGAGCTCCGCCTGCTTGAGGAAGAAGAGAGGCGTGAGCAggagaggaagaggcggcgggTAGGCCGATAG